A segment of the Acidobacteriota bacterium genome:
CAGCGGAGATGCGTCGTGCGATGGCGACGGCCGAGGTCGGTGACGACGTCTACGGAGAGGACCCGACCGTGAGGGCCCTCGAGGAACGTGCCGCAGGAATCGTGGGGCTTGAAGCGGCCCTCTTCGTCCCCAGTGGCTCGATGGGCAACCAGATTGCGATCAACCTTGCGACGAGTCCGGGCGACGAGGTCCTCGCCGAGGAGGGCAGTCATGTCGTCCTGTACGAACTCGGGGCCATGGCGGCCATCTCCGGGGCACAGGTCAAGACGCTCGTCGGCGTCGGCGGTCTGCCGTCTCAGGAGGACGTACGACCCATTCTCTCTGCACCCCCCGAGTACGACATCTCCAGGGTGCGTCTGTTCGTTCTGGAGAATTCGCACGCGCACGCCGGTGGACGCGTGCTGCCCCTGGCTGCCGTGTCGGAGTTGCAGACGATGGCCCAGGGGCGCGAAGTCGCGCTGCACCTGGACGGCGCGCGGGTCTTCAACGCGGCGCATGCTCTCGGTCGAGATGTTTCCGATCTGGTTTCCGGGTTCGATAGCGTGATGTTCTGTCTCTCGAAGGGGCTGGGCGCACCGGTCGGCTCGATGCTCTGTGGCTCGGCGTCGTTCATCGAGGAGGCGCGGGTTATCCGCAAACGGCTGGGTGGGGGCATGCGGCAGGTCGGGATCCTCGCGGCCGCGGGTCTCTGGGCCCTGGATCATCATCGCGAGCGGCTGGTCGACGATCATCGCCGCGCGCAACGCATCGCCGTGTGTCTGTCGGAGCTGCCCGGAATGGGTCTGTCCGGTG
Coding sequences within it:
- a CDS encoding beta-eliminating lyase-related protein, which codes for MAAQRDHRVRPVIDLRSDTVTRPTAEMRRAMATAEVGDDVYGEDPTVRALEERAAGIVGLEAALFVPSGSMGNQIAINLATSPGDEVLAEEGSHVVLYELGAMAAISGAQVKTLVGVGGLPSQEDVRPILSAPPEYDISRVRLFVLENSHAHAGGRVLPLAAVSELQTMAQGREVALHLDGARVFNAAHALGRDVSDLVSGFDSVMFCLSKGLGAPVGSMLCGSASFIEEARVIRKRLGGGMRQVGILAAAGLWALDHHRERLVDDHRRAQRIAVCLSELPGMGLSGEVETNMVIAELDDPSLDRAFLQGLHDRGLLAGSMGPGRVRFVTHLDVDDSDLDAACDKIREAWKPL